In the Methanothermobacter marburgensis str. Marburg genome, GGAATCCCTGCAGGAGATCGACCTCCATCAGCAGATGAACAGGGCGGCTGCAATGGCCTACGCCACCCTCACAGGCGCAACAGTTAAGATTGTTAAGAACCACAACAACCAGCTTGAGTCTGCAGTCAGTGAGATGAAGAACATTCTGGAGTAAGATAAAGAGGAAACAAAAATGGTTCTTGAAGTCGTATACGGGGCACTGAACGCTGTATTCGGTCCATTCATTGCAATGGACCCGAATCCACAGAACCCCATCCTCACGGTATTCCTGATATCAGCAATAGTGGCCTTTATCATCACACTGGCAAACAAGTTGCTCGTGGACCAGGAAAGGCTCGAAGAACTTAAAGCTGAAATGCAGGAATTCCAGCAGGAGATGATGGAGGCAAGAAAGAAGAATGACATGCAGGCGCTTGAGGAGATCCAGAAAAAACAGATGGAGTTCATGGACAAACAGCGCGAAATGATGACCATGTCATTCAAACCAATGATAGTCACATTCGTGCCCATAATCCTTGTCTTCTACTGGATGGGACAGGAACCACACATAGTCAAGACACTGGTGATATTGCCCCAGATTGCATACTATGTCCTCCTTGTCCCCCTGTGGCATATGTTCTATGGCATGCCACCAAACGCCCCATCCTATGCCATAGGATGGCTTGGCTGGTACATCTTATGCTCCTTTGCAATGTCCCAGATATTCAGAAAGTTCATGGGACTTAAAGGTGGAATGTAACTTTATGGAGAGATTGAAATGCCAGAGTTAAGATACAGATCCAGATCATATAAGAGAATCTTCAAGAGAACTCCTGGAGGAAGGACGGTTATACATTACCGCAGAAAGAAACCATCAAAGCATGTATGTGCTGGCTGCGGAAAGCCACTCCATGGTGTTCCAAGAGGAAGACCCTACGAGATAAGAAAACTCTCAAAGTCCAAGAAGAGACCCAACAGACCATACGGTGGTTACTACTGTTCAAGCTGCGCACGCAAAGTCTTTAAGAAAGAGGCAAGGTCATAATGATCATAACCATCGGTGGTCTGGCCGGCACTGGCACAACAACCGTTGCCAGGATTCTGTCTGAGAGGACCGGGATACCCTGTGTATCTGCAGGTGATGTGTTCAGGCAGATGGCTGCTGAGAGGAAACTTGACATACTGGAGTTCAGCAAACTCGCAGAGGAGAATCCAGAGATAGACATAGAGATCGACAGGAGACAGGCCAGACTTGCAGATGAACATGAGGACCTCATACTTGAGGGAAGACTCTCTGCACACTTTGCAAGGGCGGATCTGAAGGTTCTGCTGATGGCACCCTTTGATGTGAGGGCACAGCGAATAAGTATCCGGGAATCCAAGGACCTGGAGACGGTCAAGAATGAGATCCGGATACGTGAGGCCAGTGAAGCCCAGAGGTACAGGGAGATTCACGGTATAGATGTGGATGACCTTGAGGTATACGACATTGTGATAAACACCAGCCATTTTGACGCTGAAGGCGTGGCTGAAATCATACTAAAAGTTACCGAGGTGATTTAATGGCAGCAATAGAAGTTGGAAGAGTATGTGTGAAAACCGCAGGTAGAGAAGCCGGTGAAAAATGCGTGATACTTGATATCATCGACAAAAACTTCGTTGAAGTTGTGGGTGTCAATGTTAAGAACAGGAGGTGTAACATAGGACACCTTGAACCAACAGAGAAGAAGATAGAGATCAAATCCGATGATGTCGAGGAAATAAAGAAGGAACTTGAATCCCTTGAATAAATCCACCTCTTATTTTTGCAGGTATCCCTCATGGCAGAATTCATAGAGTTAAAGGAGTCACGCACGGACCCTGCATATGGGTGTCCGCCCCACGAGAGGGACATTGAGACCCACATATCACATGGCGTTGTTAACCTTGATAAACCATCTGGCCCCACCTCCCACCAGGTGGATGCATGGGTTCGGGACATGCTCCACGCAGAGAAGGTGGGGCATGGGGGCACACTGGACCCCAAGGTTACAGGTGTTCTGCCCCTGGGCATAAACAGGGCGACAAGGGTCATGCAGCTCCTCCTTGAGGCCCCCAAGGAATACGTATGCCTCATGAGGGTTCACAGGGAGGTGGATGAGGACAGGATAAGGGAGGTACTGGGGGAGTTTCAGGGAAAGATCTTCCAGATACCCCCCCTCAAGTCAGCTGTTAAAAGGGAGCTCCGTGTAAGGACAATCTATGATGTTAATATACTTGAGATTGATGGGCAGGATGTTCTCTTCAGGATAGCCTGTGAGGCAGGGACCTACGTGAGGAAGTACTGCCATGATGTAGGTGAGGCCCTTGGTACAGGGGCCCATATGGCTGAACTCAGACGGACACGTGTGGGTCCCTTCACAGAGGAGGGGCTGGTAACACTCCACGACCTCAAGGACGCCTACCAGTTCTGGGTTGAGGATGGTGATGAGAGATTTCTGAGGGAATGCACTCTCCCAATGGAGTTTGCAGTATCCCACCTCCCCCGTGCCGTCATCCTTGACTCTGCAGTTGATGCAGTATGCCATGGTGCCGACCTTGCACGTGGGGGCATAGCGGGCCTGGATGATAACATAAAGAAGGGCGACACAGTTGCGGTGATGACCCTTAAGGGGGAACTCGTGGCTGTTGGTGAGGCACTGATGCCGTCCCTTGATATTGTGGCCGCAGACAGTGGCCTTGTGATTGAGACAGATAAGGTCTTCATGAAGCCCGGGACCTACCCCCGGATGTGGCGCCAGTCTCTGTAGCAGTGCTTTGGATGTGGTGTCATTCCACACACAGCAATACTTAAATAGGCTTCAATCCATACACTTAAAATGATACATCATATGCCGGGATAGCCTAGCCAGGTAAGGCGCAAGACTGGAAATCTTGTGGAGCTTTGCTCCTCCTGGGTTCAAATCCCAGTCCCGGCGTCGGTTAAAGCAACAATGTTGCACCTACGACTGTTATCTGGAATTCGCAACCCCCGTCCCGCGAATTCACTCTTACTGGAGGTTAATGAATGGAAGAAGAATTCAAACATATGGTTCGTATTGCCAGAAAGGACATTGATGGTAATAAGACCATGGAAAATGCCCTTACAAGTATAAAGGGCGTTGGAAAGGCTCTTTCAAGGGCAATAATCATGTCAGCAGGATACGATCTTAACCAGAGGATAGGCTACCTTTCAGATGAGGAAATAGAGAGGCTTGAAGAGGCCATAAAGAACCCTGCAAAGTACAACATCCCATCATGGATGATCAACAGGCGTAACGATTACGAGACCGGTGAGGACAAACACCTCATAGAGTCAGACCTTGACATGTGCCTCAGAGAGGACCTGAACCGCATGAGGAAAACAAGAAGCTACAAGGGAAGAAGACACGAACTTGGACTACCTGTCAGGGGACAGAGGACAAAGTCCACATTCAGGAAGGGCTCCTCAGTTGGTGTGAGAAGGAAGAAAAGGTAGATAAGGAGAGGTTAAAATGGGACACCCACGTAAGGCAAGAAAAAAGTATGACACTCCACCTCACCCATGGAACGCTGAAAGAATAAAGGAAGAAAACAGGCTCGTGGCAAAGTACGGCCTCAAGAACAAGAAGGAAGTCTGGAAAGCAGAAACAATGGTGAGGAGATACAGGAGGGATGCAAGGTACCTCCTGGGTATATCAGGTGAACACACAAAGAAGGAGAGGGAACAGCTCCTGGGACACCTTGTGAGGGCAGGAATACTCAACGAGGGCGCAAACCTTGAGGACGTCCTTGACCTCACAGTGGAGGACGTGCTCAGGAGGAGACTCCAGACACTGGTTCACAAGAGGGGACTTGCAAGGACGGTGAACGAGGCCAGACAGATGGTGGTTCACGGCCACATAGCCCTCGACGGCAGGAAAATCGACGCCCCGGGATACATAGTTAAAAGGGGAGAAGAGGACAAAATAGGATTCTACCCATCATCCCCAATGAAAAAACAGATCGAAGCAGCCCAGGACGCTGAATAAATTCAGGGAGAGATAAAATGGCTGAAAAGGAAAAATGGGGAATCGCAAATATTTACTCATCATTCAACAACACAATAATCACCATTACAGACATAACCGGTGCAGAGACCATCACACAGTGGTCCGGTGGTAAGGTTGTGAGGGCTGACCGTCAGGAGTCATCACCCTTCGCTGCCATGGAGGCTGCAACAAGGGCTGCTGATGATGCAAAGGAGAAGGGTATCGTCGGCCTGCACATCAAGGTGAGGGCCCCAGGTGGAAACGGCCCAAGAACACCGGGACCAGGTGCACAGGCAGCCATAAGGGCCCTTGCAAGGGCAGGAATGAAGATAGGCAAAATTGAGGATGTAACTCCCATACCTCATGATGGCACAGGAAGACCTGGAGGTAAGAGGGGAAGAAGGGTCTAAAATGGATATTGCTCTTAAGGAAAAAACTGATACCGAAATGGTCTTTGTGGTCACTGGCGTAACCGTTCCATTCATAAACGCCATAAGGAGGATCTGCATGATGGAGGTCCCCAAACTGGCAATCGAGTACGTTAACATGTACAGGAACGACGCCAGGATGTTTGATGAGGTACTCGCCCACAGGCTTGGACTGGTACCCCTCAAAGCTGACCCTGAATTCATTGAGGGCCTGAAAATGCCTGAGGAGTGTGACTGTGAGGAATACTGCTCCGAATGCAGTGTATCATTCACACTCAAAAAGAAGGGTCCCGGTGTCGTCTACTCCCGGGATCTTCTATCAGAAACACCTGCAGTTGAACCAGTATATCCCGATATCCCCCTGGTGAAGCTTGGGGATGAGGATGAGGTTGAACTGGAGGCTGTTGCACAGCTCGGCGTGGGAAGGGATCATGCCAAATGGGAGCCCACAACAGCATGCGCATACAAGTACTACCCCATGATAACATTCACAGAGGAATGCGATGAGTGCCTGGAATGTGTGGATGCATGTCCAAGGGGAGTCCTTGGGGATGAATCAGGGAAACCTGAGGTACTTGACGTTGAAAACTGTTCAATGTGCAAGAGCTGTGTGAGGGCATGTGATAAAGGGGCCATAATTGTGGGATATGAGGAAGGCAAGTTCATATTCAGGATAGAGACCGACGGATCAGTTGACCCTCAGGATGTCCTTCTTAAGGCATGTGACATCCTCAGAGACAAGGCTGAAAGGGTAATAACATTTTGTGAAGGAGGCTAAGCCATGGCTAGGAAGATTACCAAGACAAATCCCAATCTCATAAAACTCATACGCAACCTCAGAAAGAAATCATCCCAGGAGGGCGCGGCGATCTGGAAGGACGTTGCAAGGAGGCTTGAAAGACCCACAAGGAACAGGGCCGCGGTTAACATTTCCAAGATAAACAGGTACACAGATGAAAATGAAACCGTCGTTGTACCTGGAAAGGTCCTTGGAAGCGGGAGCCTCGACCATAAGGTTCAGGTTGTCGCCCTATCGTTTTCACAGACAGCCAGGGATAAGATAGAGGGCGCTGGTGGAGAGTGCCTGACACTCGGAAAGATCGTTGAAGAGAATCCAGCCATAAAGAACATCAGGATAATCGAATAAAGGTGTTGCTCATGATCATCAATGGAGAAGGACATATCCTTGGAAGACTGGCAAGCGTGGTCAGCCAGAAACTCCTGGAAGGGGAGGAAGTGGTTGTCCTCAATGCTGAGAAAATCATAATCACAGGCTCAAAGCAGTGGGCATACAGCAAGTACAAGCAGAGGATTGACAGGGCCAGCATATCAAACCCCCGCAGAATGGGTCCAAAGTACCCGAGAAGACCCGATGACATATTCAGAAGAACCGTGAGGGGAATGCTCCCCTACAGGAAATCAAGGGGCAGAGAGGCCTTCAAGGGACTGAAGGCATATGTTGGCGTTCCAAGGGAATTCAAGGACGAAGAAATGGTTGAAATACCTGAGGCAAGGGCAGGTAACATAAAGAAGGGAATGGAGCTTGGAGAGATCTCAGAACTTCTGGGCGCTAAATTCTAACTTAGGGAGTGTAATCATGAGGAAGGTTATTCACACAAGCGGCAAAAGGAAAACCGCCATTGCAAGGGGAACCATCAGCGAAGGTAAGGGTAGAGTGAGGATCAATAAGGTGCCTGTGGAACTCTACACCCCTGAACTTGCAAGGCTCAAGATCATGGAACCACTGCAGCTGGCCGGTGACATCGTTAATGATGTGGACATAAACATCAAGGTCGTCGGAGGCGGAATCGTAGGTCAGGCAGAGGCTGCAAGGATGGTCATAGCAAGGGGCCTCGTGGAATGGACACAGGACATGGACCTCAAGGAGAAGTTTGTCAGGTACGACAGGACAATGCTTGTAGGGGACCCCAGGCGTTCAGAGCCCAAGAAGTACGGTGGACGCGGCGCCCGTGCAAGGAGACAGAAGAGTTACAGGTAGATCAAGCGATAACTTTATATATTTTTATTTTATAAAATTAAAGAGTAGAATGATTCAGTATGATTCCAGTAAGATGTTTAAGCTGCGGAAAACCGGTATCAGCCTATTTCAATGAGTATCAGAAAAGAGTGGCTGATGGAGAGGACCCAAAGGATGTCCTTGATGACCTGGGTCTTAAGAGGTACTGCTGCAGACGAATGTTAATTTCACATGTTGAGACATGGTAAGGGGACCGTAGGGTAGCTTGGTCCATCCTCCCAGCCATTGAAGAAGTTTCAGTGCTTTTCAACTGGAACGGGGATGGTCAGCACCGGAACGCTGGAGACCCGAGTTCAAATCTCGGCGGTCCCATCAAAACAATCCAAGAACCTCTATTTTAAGTTTTTCTTGGAGGCAATGAAATGGCGTCAAAAAAACTCACACGTTTTGAAAGGGCTAGGTTAATAGGTGCCAGGGCACTCCAGATATCAATGGGTGCAAGGCCCCAGGTTGATATTCAGGAGTCACTGGACCCTGTTGATATAGCCAGGAAGGAACTTGAAAAGAAGGTAATGCCACTGGATGTTAGAAGAGACAAATAAACTCTAATAAACCACTATTTTTCCATGTAGAGTTTATTGTGAGGTGTTTTTGTGGAAAGTATAATTGAAGATGTTAGAGTAAGAAAAATTCTTGATAGCAGGGGAAACCCAACGGTTGAGGTTGATGTTATAACCTGGAACGGCTTTGGAAGGGCAGCAGCCCCCAGCGGTGCAAGTACAGGTTCTAGGGAGGTCACCGCCTTCCCATCAGGTGGGGTTGATGAGATCATAACAGAGGTTGAGGATATAATCTCATCAGAACTCATAGGAATGGATGCCGTTGACCTGCAGGACATAGACCTCGTTTTAAAGGAGATTGATGGAACCGAGAACCTTTCATCACTTGGTGGAAACACTGTGGTGGCTGTCTCAATGGCAACCGCCAGGGCGGCTGCGTCATCATACAACATGCCACTCTACAGGTTCCTTGGCGGCAACCTTGCAACCGCCATACCATACCCTCTGGGCAACATGATAAACGGCGGAGCCCATGCCGGAGAGAACGCACCTGATATACAGGAGTTCCTTGTGGTGCCTGTGGGTGCAGAGGACATAACAGAGGCAGTTTTTGCAAATGCAGCAGTCCACAAGAAGATAAGGGAACTAATACAGAAAAAGGACCCCTCCTTCACAGGGGGTAAGGGTGATGAGGGAGGATGGGTGCCAAGCCTATCAAACCATGATGCCCTTGAGATCCAGGTAACCGCTTGTGAGGAGGTCACAGATGAACTCGGCGTTGAGGTCAGGCCATCACTGGACCTTGCAGCAAGTGAATTCTGGGACCCTGAACTTGAAAAGTACGTCTACAAACAGGAGAAGGTCCAGAAGGACACCGGTGAACAGATAGAGTTTGTAAGGGAGATCATCGAGACCTACGACATGTACTATGTTGAGGACCCATTCCATGAGGGCGACTTCGAGGGCTTCGCGGAACTCACATCACTTGTGGGGGACCGCTGCATAATCTGCGGTGACGATATCTTCGTAACCAACAGGGAGATACTCAGAGAGGGCATAGAGATGGGTGCCGCCAATGCAATAATCATTAAACCAAACCAGATAGGTACACTCACAGACACCTACCTGACAGTCAAACTTGCCCGTGAGAACCGTTACACCCCTGTGGTCTCCCACAGGTCAGGTGAGACAACAGATGATACAATAGCCCACCTTGCAGTGGCATTCGGTGCACCATTCATCAAGACAGGTGCCATAGGCGGCGAGAGGATAGCCAAACTGAATGAACTCATACGCATACAGGAAGAGATTCCATATTCCACCATGGCTGAACTGCCATTTTAACGTCAAACTTACTGAGGTGATATATTGTCAGAACTACTGATACCACTAGACAAATACCTTGCAGCAGGACTGCACATTGGAACACAGCAGAAGACAGCTGATATGGAGAAATACATCTACCGTGTAAGATCAGATGGACTCTACGTCCTTGATATAAGGAAAACAAATGACAGGATAATAGCGGCCTCAAAGTTCCTTGCAAAGTATGAACCAGACGATATACTGGCCGTATCAACGAGGCAGTATGGACAGGAACCTGTCAGGAAATTCGGTGAGGTGACAGGTGCAAGGACAATACCGGGCAGGTTCATCCCCGGGACACTGACAAACCCCAACTATGCAAAGTTCATTGAACCACAGGTGCTGGTTGCCACTGATCCAAGATCAGATTCACAAGCAATAGTCGAGGCCAAACAGATAGGCCTGCCTGTTGTGGCACTCTGCGACACAGAGAACCTCCTTGGAAATGTTGACATTGCAATACCCGTCAACAACAAGGGTCGTAAGGCCATAGCCCTTGTTTACTGGCTCCTGGCAAGGCAGCTGCTCAGGGAGAAGGGTGTGCTCAAGGAGGATGAGGACCTGGATGTGCCTCCCACTGAATTTGAACTGAAAATTTAGAGTGGTTCTATGAAAAGAAGACCTGCAGTGGCGGGAGCTTTCTATGAGCGGGACCCTGCAGCGCTCAGAAGACGAATTGAGTGGTGCTTCAACCATGAACTGGGGCCAGGTGGCCTGCCAGCCAGGGGTTCCGCCAGGAAAATAAAGGGGGTGATCGCCCCCCACGCAGGTTACATGTACTCAGGACCTGTGGCAGCCCACGCATACCATGAGCTGGTATCAGACGGTATACCTGAAACATTCGTGATAATCTGCCCCAACCACACAGGCATGGGGTCAGGCGTCTCACTGATGCAGAGGGGAGCATGGGAAACACCCCTCGGTGTCGTGGATATTGACAGTGAACTTGCAGAGGTCATTGTAAGGGAATCCGGTATCATTGATATTGATGGGACAGCCCACCTCGGAGAGCACAGCTGTGAGGTCCATGTACCATTCATCCAGTACTTCACAGATAGATTCAGGATAGTCCCCATCACCATGTGGATGCAGGACCAGGAGACAGCCACAGACGTTGGACATGCAGTGGCTGCAGCGATTGAGAGGACAGAAAGGGACGCGGTTGTCATTGCAAGCACTGACTTCACCCACTACAGCCCCGCCGATGTTGCAGGATCCATTGACAGCAGGATAATTGAGAGGATAACCGAAATGGATGATACAGGCATGTACGGTGTTATAACGGAACTCAATGCAACCATGTGTGGTTACGGGCCAGTGGCCGCCAGCATCACAGCATCCAGGATGCTCGGAGCCAGTGAGTGCAGGCTCCTGAAGTATGCCACGAGTGGTGATATAACAGGGGACCAGAGTTCAGTTGTGGGCTATGCCTCCCTTGTCCTGAGAGGCTGAGGGTGAAACATTGAAGTCACGGGCATCAGCACCTGCCAAGGCCATTCTTTTTGGTGAACATGCCGTTGTATATGGGAAACCGGCGATTGCAGCTGCAGTAGATAGAAGGGTGACTGTAACCCTAGGGGATTCATCTGAAAACCGGGTTACCATACCATCCCTGGGAGTTGATTTCAGGTCTGAATCCAGCCCAAGGGGAGGTATTCTTGACTACGTTGGGAAAACCCTCAAACTCTACCATGACGGGTCACCACTCAGTATCCAGATCGAAATGGAGATACCGGTGGGGTCGGGCCTTGGCTCATCAGCAGCACTCACAGTTGCACTCATAGGGGCCCTTGATGAATACCATGGAAGGGAATCAGAACCTGAGGATACCGCAGCGAGGGCCCACAGGGTTGAACTCGAAGTCCAGGGAGCCGCAAGTCCCCTTGACACCACAGTGAGCACATATGGCGGTCTGGTGTACCTTGACAGTCAGAGGAATGTGGAAAAGGTTAATGCGCGGCTTCATGATCTTGTAATAGCGCACCTGGACCATTCAGGTGACACCGCAGAGATGGTTGCAGGAGTCGCAGAGCTCCGAAGCAGATTCCCGGATGTCATGGATGGAATCATGGATGCAGTTGAGATGATAACCATGAGGGCATACAGGGCACTTATGAGTAACAGCCCGGAACCCATAGGGGACCTTATGAACATAAACCAGGGGCTCCTTGACGCCATGGGCGTGTCCACAGGGGAACTTTCAATGATGGTCTATGAGGCCAGGAGTGCAGGTGCAGCCGGCTCCAAGATCACAGGTGCCGGGGGAGGCGGAAGCATAATAGCATACTGCCCTGGCTGCGCAGAAGATGTTGCTGAGGCCCTTAACAGGAACTGGAATGCAATGAAGGCCAGGTTTTCAGAAGAGGGCCTGATCAGGTAAAACTTCTTATCACTTAAAGGGGCATCTTGATGATCATTCTCAAGGTAGGTGGAAGTGTAATTACCAGAAAGGACTCTGAGGAACCTGAAATAGATTCAGAAAACCTTCAGAGGATAGCCTCAGAGATTGCAGACGCTTCACCATTATCACTCATGATAATACATGGGGCCGGATCATTCGGCCACCCATTCGCAGGAAAATACAGGATAGGATCTGAAATAAAGGATGAGGAGGAATTCAGAAAGCGGAGATTTGGATCCGCACTCACACAGAACTGGGTCAGGAAACTCAACACACACGTCTGTGATGCGCTCCTTGATGAGGGAATACCGGCGGTCTCCATGCCCCCATCAGCATTCC is a window encoding:
- the amrB gene encoding AmmeMemoRadiSam system protein B, which translates into the protein MKRRPAVAGAFYERDPAALRRRIEWCFNHELGPGGLPARGSARKIKGVIAPHAGYMYSGPVAAHAYHELVSDGIPETFVIICPNHTGMGSGVSLMQRGAWETPLGVVDIDSELAEVIVRESGIIDIDGTAHLGEHSCEVHVPFIQYFTDRFRIVPITMWMQDQETATDVGHAVAAAIERTERDAVVIASTDFTHYSPADVAGSIDSRIIERITEMDDTGMYGVITELNATMCGYGPVAASITASRMLGASECRLLKYATSGDITGDQSSVVGYASLVLRG
- a CDS encoding 50S ribosomal protein L13 codes for the protein MIINGEGHILGRLASVVSQKLLEGEEVVVLNAEKIIITGSKQWAYSKYKQRIDRASISNPRRMGPKYPRRPDDIFRRTVRGMLPYRKSRGREAFKGLKAYVGVPREFKDEEMVEIPEARAGNIKKGMELGEISELLGAKF
- the rpsB gene encoding 30S ribosomal protein S2 codes for the protein MSELLIPLDKYLAAGLHIGTQQKTADMEKYIYRVRSDGLYVLDIRKTNDRIIAASKFLAKYEPDDILAVSTRQYGQEPVRKFGEVTGARTIPGRFIPGTLTNPNYAKFIEPQVLVATDPRSDSQAIVEAKQIGLPVVALCDTENLLGNVDIAIPVNNKGRKAIALVYWLLARQLLREKGVLKEDEDLDVPPTEFELKI
- the eno gene encoding phosphopyruvate hydratase translates to MESIIEDVRVRKILDSRGNPTVEVDVITWNGFGRAAAPSGASTGSREVTAFPSGGVDEIITEVEDIISSELIGMDAVDLQDIDLVLKEIDGTENLSSLGGNTVVAVSMATARAAASSYNMPLYRFLGGNLATAIPYPLGNMINGGAHAGENAPDIQEFLVVPVGAEDITEAVFANAAVHKKIRELIQKKDPSFTGGKGDEGGWVPSLSNHDALEIQVTACEEVTDELGVEVRPSLDLAASEFWDPELEKYVYKQEKVQKDTGEQIEFVREIIETYDMYYVEDPFHEGDFEGFAELTSLVGDRCIICGDDIFVTNREILREGIEMGAANAIIIKPNQIGTLTDTYLTVKLARENRYTPVVSHRSGETTDDTIAHLAVAFGAPFIKTGAIGGERIAKLNELIRIQEEIPYSTMAELPF
- a CDS encoding 50S ribosomal protein L14e → MAAIEVGRVCVKTAGREAGEKCVILDIIDKNFVEVVGVNVKNRRCNIGHLEPTEKKIEIKSDDVEEIKKELESLE
- a CDS encoding 50S ribosomal protein L18e; amino-acid sequence: MARKITKTNPNLIKLIRNLRKKSSQEGAAIWKDVARRLERPTRNRAAVNISKINRYTDENETVVVPGKVLGSGSLDHKVQVVALSFSQTARDKIEGAGGECLTLGKIVEENPAIKNIRIIE
- a CDS encoding DNA-directed RNA polymerase subunit D; this translates as MDIALKEKTDTEMVFVVTGVTVPFINAIRRICMMEVPKLAIEYVNMYRNDARMFDEVLAHRLGLVPLKADPEFIEGLKMPEECDCEEYCSECSVSFTLKKKGPGVVYSRDLLSETPAVEPVYPDIPLVKLGDEDEVELEAVAQLGVGRDHAKWEPTTACAYKYYPMITFTEECDECLECVDACPRGVLGDESGKPEVLDVENCSMCKSCVRACDKGAIIVGYEEGKFIFRIETDGSVDPQDVLLKACDILRDKAERVITFCEGG
- the rpsD gene encoding 30S ribosomal protein S4 is translated as MGHPRKARKKYDTPPHPWNAERIKEENRLVAKYGLKNKKEVWKAETMVRRYRRDARYLLGISGEHTKKEREQLLGHLVRAGILNEGANLEDVLDLTVEDVLRRRLQTLVHKRGLARTVNEARQMVVHGHIALDGRKIDAPGYIVKRGEEDKIGFYPSSPMKKQIEAAQDAE
- a CDS encoding 30S ribosomal protein S13, with protein sequence MEEEFKHMVRIARKDIDGNKTMENALTSIKGVGKALSRAIIMSAGYDLNQRIGYLSDEEIERLEEAIKNPAKYNIPSWMINRRNDYETGEDKHLIESDLDMCLREDLNRMRKTRSYKGRRHELGLPVRGQRTKSTFRKGSSVGVRRKKR
- a CDS encoding 30S ribosomal protein S11, coding for MAEKEKWGIANIYSSFNNTIITITDITGAETITQWSGGKVVRADRQESSPFAAMEAATRAADDAKEKGIVGLHIKVRAPGGNGPRTPGPGAQAAIRALARAGMKIGKIEDVTPIPHDGTGRPGGKRGRRV
- the cmk gene encoding (d)CMP kinase produces the protein MIITIGGLAGTGTTTVARILSERTGIPCVSAGDVFRQMAAERKLDILEFSKLAEENPEIDIEIDRRQARLADEHEDLILEGRLSAHFARADLKVLLMAPFDVRAQRISIRESKDLETVKNEIRIREASEAQRYREIHGIDVDDLEVYDIVINTSHFDAEGVAEIILKVTEVI
- a CDS encoding DNA-directed RNA polymerase subunit K, whose amino-acid sequence is MASKKLTRFERARLIGARALQISMGARPQVDIQESLDPVDIARKELEKKVMPLDVRRDK
- a CDS encoding RNA-guided pseudouridylation complex pseudouridine synthase subunit Cbf5, whose product is MAEFIELKESRTDPAYGCPPHERDIETHISHGVVNLDKPSGPTSHQVDAWVRDMLHAEKVGHGGTLDPKVTGVLPLGINRATRVMQLLLEAPKEYVCLMRVHREVDEDRIREVLGEFQGKIFQIPPLKSAVKRELRVRTIYDVNILEIDGQDVLFRIACEAGTYVRKYCHDVGEALGTGAHMAELRRTRVGPFTEEGLVTLHDLKDAYQFWVEDGDERFLRECTLPMEFAVSHLPRAVILDSAVDAVCHGADLARGGIAGLDDNIKKGDTVAVMTLKGELVAVGEALMPSLDIVAADSGLVIETDKVFMKPGTYPRMWRQSL
- a CDS encoding DNA-directed RNA polymerase subunit N, yielding MIPVRCLSCGKPVSAYFNEYQKRVADGEDPKDVLDDLGLKRYCCRRMLISHVETW
- the mvk gene encoding mevalonate kinase — protein: MKSRASAPAKAILFGEHAVVYGKPAIAAAVDRRVTVTLGDSSENRVTIPSLGVDFRSESSPRGGILDYVGKTLKLYHDGSPLSIQIEMEIPVGSGLGSSAALTVALIGALDEYHGRESEPEDTAARAHRVELEVQGAASPLDTTVSTYGGLVYLDSQRNVEKVNARLHDLVIAHLDHSGDTAEMVAGVAELRSRFPDVMDGIMDAVEMITMRAYRALMSNSPEPIGDLMNINQGLLDAMGVSTGELSMMVYEARSAGAAGSKITGAGGGGSIIAYCPGCAEDVAEALNRNWNAMKARFSEEGLIR
- a CDS encoding 30S ribosomal protein S9 — translated: MRKVIHTSGKRKTAIARGTISEGKGRVRINKVPVELYTPELARLKIMEPLQLAGDIVNDVDINIKVVGGGIVGQAEAARMVIARGLVEWTQDMDLKEKFVRYDRTMLVGDPRRSEPKKYGGRGARARRQKSYR
- a CDS encoding 50S ribosomal protein L34e; its protein translation is MPELRYRSRSYKRIFKRTPGGRTVIHYRRKKPSKHVCAGCGKPLHGVPRGRPYEIRKLSKSKKRPNRPYGGYYCSSCARKVFKKEARS
- a CDS encoding EMC3/TMCO1 family protein, whose amino-acid sequence is MVLEVVYGALNAVFGPFIAMDPNPQNPILTVFLISAIVAFIITLANKLLVDQERLEELKAEMQEFQQEMMEARKKNDMQALEEIQKKQMEFMDKQREMMTMSFKPMIVTFVPIILVFYWMGQEPHIVKTLVILPQIAYYVLLVPLWHMFYGMPPNAPSYAIGWLGWYILCSFAMSQIFRKFMGLKGGM